A portion of the Homalodisca vitripennis isolate AUS2020 chromosome 2, UT_GWSS_2.1, whole genome shotgun sequence genome contains these proteins:
- the LOC124354349 gene encoding E3 ubiquitin-protein ligase SINA-like 3, with protein sequence MNATNGEDLAQSIREALVCPICEKTVTPPVVQCKNGHLICKFHKKSKCPSCRAKFSTVSPAVFNRILNPLQHMAVGRSLSANDAIATRKCNHPGCSQKVPIGDDHELWCGYRPTVCMFDDSFHNCKWTGIVSRLPKHVESKHSGMNICNDKAPSTIENVSLDELDIIKHTGWGFTNGSFFWLEVEHNAFKHSFTFKVTLVPIKKIEDDLNIWIEIKAKNSKFCSVTKLDLDPYSDYRDKNCVTVHTDFLKDVVAEDKKLWYKLDIVKDMEKSFENYII encoded by the exons ATG AATGCCACGAACGGAGAAGACCTAGCGCAGTCTATTCGGGAGGCTCTTGTGTGTCCGATCTGTGAGAAGACTGTAACTCCACCAGTTGTCCAGTGCAAGAATGGTCATTTAATTTGCAAGTTCCATAAGAAGTCAAAGTGCCCAAGCTGTCGGGCCAAATTCTCCACTGTCTCGCCTGCGGTCTTCAACAGGATACTGAACCCCCTTCAACATATGGCCGTGGGCAGGAGCCTCAGCGCGAACGACGCAATTGCCACAAGAAAGTGCAATCATCCTGGTTGCTCCCAGAAGGTTCCTATCGGTGATGATCACGAACTTTGGTGTGGGTATAGACCAACAGTTTGCATGTTTGACGACTCCTTCCACAACTGCAAATGGACGGGAATAGTATCAAGATTGCCTAAACACGTTGAAAGCAAACATTCTGGGATGAACATCTGCAACGATAAGGCTCCATCGACGATCGAAAATGTGTCTTTAGATGAACTCGACATCATAAAGCATACGGGTTGGGGGTTCACGAACGGGTCCTTCTTTTGGCTGGAAGTAGAACATAACGCATTCAAGCATTCGTTTACTTTCAAAGTGACCTTGGTTCCTATCAAGAAAATTGAAGATGATCTTAACATTTGGATCGAGATAAAAGCAAAGAACTCCAAGTTTTGTAGTGTCACCAAACTAGACCTCGACCCATATTCGGACTACCGTGACAAAAATTGTGTAACAGTTCACACAGACTTTCTGAAGGACGTTGTTGCTGAAGATAAAAAACTCTGGTACAAGTTGGATATTGTTAAGGACAtggaaaaatcttttgaaaattacatCATCTAG